One genomic segment of Chrysiogenia bacterium includes these proteins:
- a CDS encoding HAD family hydrolase, translated as MVKAVYFDLDGTLLNVSRRFHRALNTARVSEGAAEMDWDEFERRYGKDVLTEQVPAERHGHFWRLFLEEFSHKPEPHLGEPFPGVTDALDELRRRGLRTAVITNRASKSDAVRSELSQMGMEDHFDVVLSQGDFNFQRGDFATDLSLYSKESMIHHASGELGLEPAGVAFVGDLITDIVSSRKAGCRLSVGVLTGGMNRQGLESAGAHHVLDSAAQILEILDRLSRA; from the coding sequence ATGGTCAAAGCCGTATATTTCGATCTCGATGGAACACTTCTGAATGTTTCGCGCCGCTTTCACCGCGCGCTCAATACCGCGCGCGTCAGCGAAGGCGCGGCCGAGATGGATTGGGACGAATTCGAGCGCCGCTACGGCAAGGACGTGCTGACCGAGCAGGTTCCCGCCGAGCGCCACGGCCACTTCTGGCGCCTGTTTCTCGAAGAGTTCTCCCACAAACCGGAGCCGCATCTGGGCGAGCCCTTCCCCGGCGTCACCGACGCGCTCGATGAGCTGCGCCGCCGCGGCCTGCGCACGGCGGTCATCACCAACCGGGCCTCAAAAAGCGATGCGGTGCGAAGCGAACTCTCCCAGATGGGGATGGAAGACCACTTCGACGTGGTGCTCTCCCAGGGGGATTTCAACTTCCAGCGCGGCGACTTCGCCACGGACCTGAGCCTGTATTCCAAGGAATCGATGATCCACCATGCGTCCGGGGAACTGGGCCTTGAACCGGCAGGGGTGGCCTTCGTGGGCGATCTCATCACCGACATTGTCTCCTCCCGCAAGGCGGGTTGCCGCCTCTCGGTGGGGGTGCTGACCGGCGGCATGAACCGCCAGGGCCTTGAGAGCGCCGGAGCGCACCACGTGCTCGACTCGGCGGCACAGATTCTGGAGATTCTCGACCGGCTCTCCCGGGCCTGA